In Sedimenticola thiotaurini, the following proteins share a genomic window:
- a CDS encoding LapA family protein — protein MRYLKLIFILLIMMIGAAFAVMNAETVQLNYYFGVQEFPLSVILVAAVAIGAILGVLATLGSSLKLRRENMSLRHKAKIARQEVNNLRALPIKDN, from the coding sequence GTGCGATATTTAAAGCTGATTTTCATTTTACTGATCATGATGATCGGCGCTGCATTTGCGGTCATGAATGCCGAGACCGTGCAACTCAATTACTATTTTGGAGTGCAAGAGTTCCCCTTGTCGGTGATACTGGTGGCGGCTGTGGCTATCGGGGCGATTCTGGGCGTGCTTGCCACGCTGGGCAGTTCCCTCAAGCTGCGCCGGGAGAATATGAGCCTGAGGCACAAGGCCAAAATTGCCCGTCAGGAGGTCAACAACCTACGTGCGTTACCGATCAAGGACAATTGA
- a CDS encoding flagellar hook-length control protein FliK — translation MLSPEDMAKLKELLPPEQLQELESMMENGNSLPWAADLADPATANPALLQWILQLAGIEPGGEEAANRLGTQSGAGASLTPVDLRNMLLSQGANTGPASGTPGQLNGALSPADAQSAILLAKGELAADAMGIKSAVNAGDLSAGLLNNTGTTSGTPFASLVSGLEQASSYRSGVYTPPAINLPVGEKGWDNMLGNRVAWMVGGQLQQATLHISPRHLGPIDIQISMQHDQASVSFLANNAAVKEAIEAAIPRLRDMFADNNMLLANVDVGQHDASTQDGGPEMFGQPGGSSGGNGFGMDGESGQTAEDSTDMLQSETLVTTNGLVDDYA, via the coding sequence ATGCTGTCCCCTGAAGATATGGCGAAGCTGAAGGAGCTGCTGCCACCCGAGCAGTTACAGGAGCTGGAATCCATGATGGAGAACGGCAATTCATTGCCGTGGGCGGCAGATCTTGCCGATCCCGCCACGGCCAATCCGGCGCTGTTGCAATGGATCCTGCAACTGGCCGGTATTGAGCCCGGGGGGGAAGAGGCCGCCAACCGGCTCGGTACACAGTCGGGTGCGGGGGCTTCCCTGACCCCGGTGGATCTACGCAACATGCTGTTGAGCCAGGGAGCAAATACGGGACCCGCCTCCGGGACACCCGGGCAGTTGAATGGGGCGCTGAGTCCGGCGGATGCCCAGAGCGCAATCCTGCTGGCCAAAGGTGAACTGGCGGCGGACGCAATGGGAATTAAATCGGCTGTAAATGCCGGTGACCTGTCCGCCGGTTTGCTGAACAACACCGGGACGACTTCAGGGACACCTTTTGCGTCGCTGGTTTCAGGCCTGGAACAGGCGTCGTCCTACCGTTCCGGTGTCTACACCCCTCCGGCCATTAATCTTCCTGTTGGTGAGAAGGGCTGGGACAATATGCTCGGTAACCGGGTTGCCTGGATGGTAGGCGGTCAGTTGCAGCAGGCTACCCTGCATATCTCGCCACGACACTTGGGGCCGATCGATATCCAGATATCCATGCAGCACGATCAGGCCAGCGTCAGCTTCCTGGCAAATAATGCCGCGGTGAAGGAAGCCATTGAAGCGGCCATTCCCCGGTTGCGTGATATGTTTGCCGACAACAATATGCTGTTGGCCAATGTGGATGTGGGGCAGCATGATGCCAGCACCCAGGACGGCGGCCCGGAGATGTTCGGGCAGCCGGGCGGCAGTAGTGGTGGCAACGGTTTCGGGATGGATGGGGAATCTGGCCAGACAGCTGAAGACTCCACGGATATGCTCCAGAGCGAGACCCTGGTAACAACCAATGGGCTGGTGGATGACTACGCCTGA
- the dapB gene encoding 4-hydroxy-tetrahydrodipicolinate reductase yields MTRVAVVGAAGRMGKALIQAVTDAEGMNLGAAVERPGSTLIGADAGELAGVGCIGVTVRDSLETVAEDFDAVIDFTTPQATLNHLEICRQHKKRIVIGTTGFSEAERAQLQSASAEIPIILAPNMSVGVNLCFKLLDMAARVMGDEADIEVIEAHHRHKVDAPSGTALRMGEVVASALGRDLKECAVYGREGITGERERKTIGFETIRAGDVVGDHTVLFATMGERVEITHKASSRMTFANGAVRGVRWLMQRDSGLFDMQDVLGLR; encoded by the coding sequence ATGACAAGAGTAGCAGTCGTGGGGGCCGCCGGGCGTATGGGCAAGGCGCTGATACAGGCCGTAACAGACGCTGAAGGCATGAATCTTGGGGCTGCGGTGGAGCGACCCGGTAGTACGCTGATCGGTGCAGATGCTGGTGAACTGGCGGGCGTTGGTTGTATCGGTGTAACCGTCCGGGATTCACTTGAGACGGTTGCGGAAGATTTTGATGCGGTAATTGACTTTACCACGCCCCAGGCAACCCTGAATCACCTGGAGATCTGTCGTCAACACAAAAAGCGCATAGTGATCGGGACTACCGGCTTTTCCGAGGCTGAACGGGCGCAGCTGCAGAGCGCATCGGCCGAGATTCCGATCATCCTGGCCCCCAATATGAGTGTCGGGGTCAACCTCTGTTTCAAGCTGCTGGACATGGCGGCCAGGGTGATGGGGGATGAGGCGGATATCGAGGTCATCGAGGCTCACCATCGCCACAAAGTGGATGCACCTTCCGGGACCGCTCTGCGCATGGGCGAGGTGGTGGCCTCGGCCCTGGGGCGTGATCTGAAAGAGTGTGCGGTGTATGGGCGTGAAGGAATCACCGGTGAGCGTGAGCGTAAAACCATCGGATTCGAAACCATTCGGGCCGGTGATGTGGTGGGTGACCACACCGTGCTGTTTGCGACGATGGGTGAACGGGTTGAGATAACCCACAAGGCCTCCAGTCGCATGACCTTCGCTAACGGTGCGGTGCGCGGTGTACGCTGGCTGATGCAGCGGGATAGCGGCCTGTTCGATATGCAGGATGTCCTTGGTCTGCGCTAA
- the dnaJ gene encoding molecular chaperone DnaJ: MSKRDFYEVLGVSKNASEAEIKKAYRRLAMKHHPDRNSGDKSADSEKLFKEAKEAYEILSDPQKRAAYDQFGHAGVDNSAGGGYGHAGGGNFSDIFGDVFGDIFGGRAGGSRVHRGADLRYNLQISLEDAVAGTTVKIRVPTMVKCNPCNGTGAKKGTKPKTCSTCAGHGQVRMQQGFFSVQQTCPTCRGKGTVIESPCPACHGAGRIQEHKTLSVKVPPGVDTGDRIRLSGEGEAGESGGPAGDLYVQISVKPHEIFTREENHLFCEVPISFVSAALGGELEVPTLNGKVVLKIPAGTQSGKMFRMRGKGVKPVRGGPVGDLLCKVMVETPVNLTDDQKELLRQLDESMKGAGSKHSPHSTGWMDGVKKFFEGMGF, translated from the coding sequence ATGTCGAAGCGAGACTTTTACGAAGTATTAGGTGTCAGTAAGAACGCCAGCGAAGCTGAGATAAAAAAGGCTTATCGACGCCTCGCCATGAAGCACCATCCGGATCGTAATTCCGGAGACAAGTCAGCTGACTCTGAAAAGCTGTTCAAAGAGGCCAAGGAGGCTTACGAGATCCTTTCCGATCCACAGAAGCGCGCCGCTTACGACCAGTTTGGTCATGCCGGTGTGGATAACTCTGCGGGTGGGGGCTATGGACACGCCGGCGGAGGTAACTTCAGCGATATCTTTGGTGATGTGTTTGGCGATATCTTTGGGGGTCGAGCCGGTGGTTCCCGGGTGCATCGGGGGGCTGACCTCCGTTACAACCTGCAGATCTCCCTGGAAGATGCCGTGGCTGGTACCACGGTCAAGATCCGTGTGCCCACCATGGTCAAGTGTAACCCGTGCAATGGGACGGGTGCCAAAAAAGGCACCAAACCCAAGACCTGCAGCACTTGTGCCGGTCATGGCCAGGTGAGAATGCAACAGGGTTTCTTCTCGGTTCAGCAGACCTGTCCGACCTGCCGTGGTAAGGGCACGGTCATTGAATCACCCTGTCCGGCCTGTCACGGTGCGGGTCGCATACAGGAGCACAAGACGCTGTCGGTGAAGGTGCCGCCCGGCGTCGATACCGGCGACCGGATACGCTTGTCGGGTGAAGGGGAAGCGGGGGAGAGCGGTGGACCCGCCGGTGATCTGTATGTGCAGATTTCAGTCAAACCGCACGAAATATTCACCCGGGAAGAGAATCACCTGTTCTGCGAAGTACCCATCAGTTTTGTCAGTGCCGCCCTGGGGGGAGAGCTGGAGGTGCCGACCCTGAATGGCAAGGTGGTATTGAAGATTCCGGCCGGTACCCAGTCCGGCAAGATGTTCAGAATGCGTGGCAAAGGGGTCAAGCCGGTTCGGGGTGGCCCGGTCGGTGACCTGCTCTGCAAGGTCATGGTGGAGACGCCGGTGAATCTGACCGATGACCAGAAAGAGCTGCTGCGCCAGCTGGACGAATCGATGAAAGGCGCCGGCAGCAAGCACAGCCCCCACTCCACCGGTTGGATGGATGGCGTGAAGAAGTTTTTTGAAGGTATGGGGTTCTAG
- the dnaK gene encoding molecular chaperone DnaK — translation MGKIIGIDLGTTNSCVAVMDGDSARVIENSEGDRTTPSIVAYNSEGEVLVGQSAKRQAVTNPQNTLFAIKRLIGRRFDDEVVQRDIEMVPYKIVKADNGDAWVEANGKKMAAPEISAKILQKMKKTAEDYLGEEVTEAVVTVPAYFNDSQRQATKDAGRIAGLDVKRIINEPTAAALAYGMDKKRGDQKLAVFDLGGGTFDISIIEIAEIDGEHQFEVLSTNGDTFLGGEDFDLRIIDYLVETFKKEQGFDLRNDPLALQRLKEGAEKAKIELSNGQQTDINLPYITADASGPKHLNIKLTRSKLEALVEDLVNRTIAPCRTALNDAGLSASEIDEVILVGGQTRMPKVQAKVEEFFGKAPRRDVNPDEAVAIGAAIQGGVLGGDVKDVLLLDVTPLSLGIETMGGVMTKLIEKNTTIPTNASQVFSTADDNQTAVTVHVLQGEREQASANKSLGRFDLTDIPPAPRGMPQIEVSFDIDANGILNVSAKDKATGKEQSIVIKASSGLSDDEVERMIKDAEAHAEEDRKFNDLVQARNQADNMIHAIRKSMEELGEDKLEPGEKDSIEAAIKDLEEAVKGDDKDAIEAKTKTLTEASAKMAERLYAQKGGDGAAGAAGSADASAGSAGKDDDVVDAEFEEVKEDK, via the coding sequence ATGGGAAAGATCATCGGAATCGATCTGGGCACAACCAACTCCTGCGTCGCAGTGATGGATGGGGACAGCGCCCGTGTTATCGAGAACAGTGAAGGCGATCGCACAACCCCCTCTATCGTTGCTTATAACAGTGAAGGCGAGGTGTTGGTCGGTCAGTCAGCAAAACGTCAGGCGGTGACCAATCCCCAGAACACCCTGTTTGCGATTAAGCGTCTGATCGGTCGTCGTTTCGATGATGAAGTGGTTCAGCGTGATATCGAGATGGTGCCTTACAAGATTGTAAAGGCCGATAACGGTGATGCCTGGGTTGAGGCGAATGGCAAGAAGATGGCGGCGCCGGAGATCTCGGCAAAGATTCTTCAGAAAATGAAGAAGACCGCCGAGGATTATCTGGGTGAAGAGGTGACCGAGGCCGTGGTTACCGTACCCGCCTACTTCAACGATTCACAGCGCCAGGCCACCAAGGATGCCGGTCGTATTGCCGGACTGGATGTGAAACGTATCATCAATGAGCCGACCGCCGCCGCACTGGCTTACGGTATGGACAAGAAGCGTGGCGACCAGAAACTGGCTGTGTTCGATCTGGGTGGTGGTACCTTCGATATCTCCATTATCGAAATTGCCGAGATTGATGGCGAACACCAGTTCGAGGTGCTCTCCACCAATGGTGACACCTTCCTGGGTGGTGAGGATTTCGACCTGCGCATCATTGATTACCTGGTGGAAACCTTTAAGAAGGAGCAGGGCTTCGATCTGCGTAACGACCCGCTGGCCCTGCAGCGACTCAAAGAGGGCGCTGAAAAGGCCAAGATCGAGCTTTCCAACGGTCAGCAGACCGACATCAATTTACCCTACATTACGGCGGACGCCAGTGGTCCGAAACATCTCAATATCAAGCTGACCCGCTCCAAGCTCGAAGCATTGGTAGAGGATCTGGTAAACCGGACGATTGCCCCCTGCCGCACGGCACTGAATGATGCCGGTCTGAGCGCCTCCGAGATTGATGAGGTAATCCTGGTGGGTGGACAGACCCGTATGCCCAAGGTCCAGGCCAAGGTTGAAGAGTTCTTCGGCAAAGCCCCCCGGCGCGATGTCAACCCGGATGAGGCAGTAGCTATTGGTGCAGCTATCCAGGGCGGCGTCCTGGGTGGTGATGTGAAGGATGTGCTGTTGCTGGATGTGACTCCGCTCTCTCTCGGTATCGAGACCATGGGTGGTGTGATGACCAAGCTGATCGAGAAGAACACCACGATCCCCACCAATGCCAGCCAGGTGTTCTCGACGGCCGATGACAACCAGACCGCAGTGACTGTGCATGTTCTCCAGGGTGAGCGGGAACAGGCCAGTGCCAACAAGTCACTGGGGCGCTTCGACCTGACTGACATTCCACCGGCACCCCGTGGTATGCCGCAGATCGAGGTCAGCTTCGATATCGATGCCAACGGTATTCTGAATGTGTCGGCCAAGGATAAAGCGACGGGCAAGGAGCAGTCCATCGTGATCAAGGCATCGTCTGGATTGAGCGATGATGAAGTAGAACGGATGATCAAGGATGCCGAGGCGCATGCCGAGGAGGATCGCAAGTTCAACGATCTGGTCCAGGCCCGTAATCAGGCGGACAACATGATTCATGCTATCCGCAAGTCAATGGAAGAGTTGGGTGAAGATAAACTCGAACCCGGTGAAAAGGACTCCATTGAGGCGGCCATCAAGGATCTGGAAGAGGCTGTCAAGGGTGATGATAAGGATGCCATCGAGGCCAAGACCAAGACCCTGACCGAGGCGTCTGCCAAGATGGCGGAACGACTCTACGCCCAGAAGGGTGGAGATGGAGCTGCCGGGGCCGCCGGTTCTGCTGACGCCAGTGCCGGCTCCGCGGGTAAGGATGATGATGTGGTTGACGCCGAGTTCGAAGAGGTAAAAGAGGACAAGTAA
- the grpE gene encoding nucleotide exchange factor GrpE yields MSKDQEQVSDQVVVDEAAEESAEAESNQEPAAAETPTPEELVLQLEDARAKADEHWDQLVRTKAQMDNLRKRQERELENAHKYALERFVNELLPVRDSMEMGLAAANEENSTVDQLREGTALTLKLFSDVMEKFNVVQINPEGEPFDPDLHQAMSTQPRNDVPPNTVVAVVQKGYTLNGRLVRPAMVMVSQAAPGQVDEKA; encoded by the coding sequence ATGAGCAAAGATCAGGAACAGGTCAGCGATCAGGTGGTGGTTGACGAAGCCGCTGAGGAGAGTGCCGAGGCAGAGTCAAACCAGGAGCCTGCAGCAGCCGAAACGCCGACCCCTGAAGAGTTGGTTCTGCAGTTGGAAGATGCCCGGGCCAAGGCGGATGAACACTGGGATCAGTTGGTACGCACCAAGGCCCAGATGGATAATCTGCGCAAGCGGCAGGAACGGGAGCTGGAGAACGCTCATAAGTACGCCTTGGAGCGGTTCGTGAATGAGCTGCTGCCGGTGCGTGACAGCATGGAGATGGGGCTGGCGGCGGCCAATGAAGAGAATTCGACCGTTGACCAGTTGCGTGAAGGCACCGCGCTTACCCTGAAGCTGTTCTCCGATGTGATGGAGAAATTCAATGTGGTGCAGATCAACCCCGAAGGTGAACCCTTTGATCCGGATCTGCATCAGGCAATGAGCACGCAACCGCGTAATGATGTGCCCCCGAATACCGTGGTGGCAGTGGTGCAGAAGGGATATACCCTGAATGGTCGCCTGGTTCGGCCGGCCATGGTGATGGTCTCCCAGGCCGCACCCGGCCAGGTGGATGAGAAAGCCTGA
- the hrcA gene encoding heat-inducible transcriptional repressor HrcA translates to MTVKKVSSELSVNERAQHLLKILIERYIEDGEPVGSRTLSRDSGLDLSPATIRNVMADLEDMGLVSSPHTSAGRVPTVSGYRMFVDTLVTLKPLEAGKIKQLETGLGASADPKILVESASKLLSRLTHMAGLVMVPRRKQLTFKQIEFLPLSSKRLLTILVTTDGEVHNRVIDVRKAYTPSQLVQFANMLNQHYSGLSMEEMHQRLVREMEQARKDMNQIMAQALEMAEQVIDPEISGDDYVMAGQTNLMDFNDFSQMNKLRELFDSFTEKNEILHLLDGSMMAEGVQLFIGEESGYRALDQCSLVTAPYQVDDKVAGVLGVVGPTRMAYDRVIPIVDITAKLLSTAMQTRTEK, encoded by the coding sequence GTGACGGTTAAAAAAGTGTCGAGTGAATTGTCGGTAAACGAGCGCGCTCAGCACTTGTTGAAGATTCTGATAGAGCGCTACATCGAGGACGGTGAGCCGGTCGGTTCCCGCACCCTGTCGCGGGATTCCGGGCTGGATCTGAGTCCGGCCACAATTCGCAATGTCATGGCCGATCTTGAAGATATGGGGCTGGTCTCGTCGCCCCACACCTCGGCAGGCCGGGTGCCAACCGTCTCCGGCTATCGCATGTTTGTTGATACCCTGGTGACACTGAAGCCCCTTGAAGCGGGGAAAATCAAGCAACTGGAAACCGGGTTAGGTGCTTCTGCCGATCCCAAGATACTAGTGGAGTCGGCGTCGAAACTGCTCTCCCGTCTAACCCACATGGCCGGACTGGTGATGGTCCCGCGTCGCAAACAGCTCACGTTCAAGCAGATTGAGTTCCTGCCACTGTCCAGTAAGCGACTGTTGACCATTCTGGTGACTACCGATGGCGAAGTGCACAACCGGGTAATCGATGTCCGTAAGGCCTATACCCCATCCCAGTTGGTTCAGTTTGCCAATATGCTGAACCAGCACTACTCCGGGCTCTCCATGGAAGAGATGCATCAGCGGCTGGTGCGGGAGATGGAGCAGGCTCGCAAGGATATGAACCAGATCATGGCCCAGGCCCTGGAAATGGCAGAACAGGTGATTGATCCGGAGATCAGCGGTGATGATTACGTCATGGCCGGGCAGACCAACCTGATGGACTTCAATGACTTCTCCCAGATGAACAAGCTTCGTGAGCTGTTCGACTCATTTACGGAAAAGAATGAAATTCTCCATCTGCTGGACGGTTCGATGATGGCGGAAGGTGTACAACTGTTCATTGGTGAAGAGTCAGGGTACCGGGCGCTGGACCAGTGCAGCCTGGTCACCGCCCCCTACCAGGTGGACGATAAAGTGGCTGGAGTGCTGGGCGTGGTGGGGCCAACGCGCATGGCGTATGACCGGGTGATACCGATCGTAGATATCACCGCCAAGCTGTTAAGCACTGCCATGCAGACACGCACAGAAAAATAA
- a CDS encoding NAD(+) kinase, which produces MPEKFQTIGLIGKHGDLSPHATILELGQFLQKRGHRVLLEENTANRTPNHRMIPVSLDTLGAESDLAIVVGGDGTLLHTARSLADYNVPLLGINLGRLGFLADITPKEMLTTLGQIFAGEYREESRFLLNAEIDGAHYTAFNDVVVHKWNIARMIELETYINGSFVNVQRSDGIIVSTPTGSTAYALSGGGPLLHTDLNATLVVPICPHTLSNRPLVVDGDSEIEIVVCDLAENAHLRITCDGQTSLPLRGDRVTIRKHAHPVRLIHPLNHDHFYILRTKLGWSEHNNAFKEK; this is translated from the coding sequence ATGCCAGAGAAATTCCAGACTATCGGTCTGATCGGAAAACATGGGGATCTGTCGCCTCACGCGACCATCCTCGAACTGGGACAGTTCCTGCAGAAGCGGGGGCACCGGGTCCTGCTGGAAGAGAATACAGCCAACCGAACCCCGAATCACAGGATGATCCCGGTCTCTCTGGACACCTTGGGGGCCGAATCTGACCTGGCCATCGTGGTGGGTGGGGACGGCACCCTGCTGCACACGGCCCGCAGCCTGGCGGACTACAACGTCCCCCTGCTGGGCATCAACCTGGGGCGTCTCGGCTTCCTGGCCGACATCACCCCGAAGGAGATGCTCACCACCCTGGGACAGATATTCGCCGGGGAGTATCGGGAAGAGTCCCGATTCCTGCTCAATGCCGAGATCGATGGGGCCCACTACACCGCCTTTAATGATGTGGTGGTACACAAGTGGAATATCGCCCGCATGATTGAACTGGAGACCTACATCAACGGCAGTTTCGTCAATGTGCAACGTTCCGACGGTATCATCGTCTCCACACCCACCGGTTCGACTGCCTACGCCCTCTCTGGCGGAGGCCCCCTGCTGCACACAGACCTGAACGCCACCCTGGTGGTCCCGATCTGTCCCCACACCCTCAGCAACCGCCCGCTGGTGGTGGACGGCGACAGCGAAATCGAGATTGTGGTCTGCGATCTGGCAGAAAATGCCCATTTGCGGATCACCTGTGACGGCCAGACCAGTCTGCCACTCCGGGGCGACAGGGTAACCATTCGCAAACATGCCCACCCGGTACGACTGATCCATCCACTCAACCATGACCACTTCTATATTCTGAGAACCAAACTGGGCTGGAGCGAGCACAACAACGCCTTCAAGGAAAAGTAG
- the recN gene encoding DNA repair protein RecN: protein MLQQINIKDLAIVSSLEVELFPGMTVLTGETGAGKSILVDALGLVLGDRADTGMIRNDCDRAEITAIFDIRELPAVNQWLEENTLDDDGQCIIRRVLLRNGSSRAYINGSPAPLKSLQAIGEQLVDIHGQHAHQSLLRRQHQRALLDEYAGHGKLCQETARCYLTWREAEQELATLRSNEAERSARIDLLRYQINELNSLELGENELAELLQEHGLLSNAGNIIEHCNSALNLLDDEDAALSRINRAYNELQELSGMDSGLKSACDLLDSAAIQVSEALSSLRHYADNLELDPARLDHLDQRLQEIHDLARKYRCKPEEIPALLQQLQEELGQLEQSDTHLTALATQVDTLWNDYLGNARKLSQSRQEAAERLAQQVSDCMRTLDMPNGQFVAQVTPVAQDKATTNGLDQIDFLVSANPGQPPKPLAKVASGGELSRISLAIQVATASCTQVPTLIFDEVDVGIGGGTAEIVGRLLRQIGDSRQVLCVTHLPQVASQGHQHLRIEKASNGQETRTQVGRLDGDSRIDEIARMLGGVEITAQTLSHAREMVERTNS from the coding sequence ATGCTGCAACAGATAAACATCAAAGACCTGGCCATTGTGAGCTCCCTGGAGGTCGAGCTGTTCCCCGGGATGACCGTGCTCACGGGTGAAACCGGGGCCGGCAAATCGATTCTGGTGGACGCCCTGGGGCTGGTGCTGGGGGATCGCGCCGATACCGGCATGATCCGTAACGACTGCGACCGGGCCGAGATCACTGCCATTTTCGATATCCGGGAGCTCCCGGCGGTAAACCAGTGGTTGGAAGAGAATACCCTGGACGATGACGGTCAATGCATCATCCGCCGGGTCTTACTGCGTAACGGCAGCTCCCGGGCCTACATCAATGGCAGCCCGGCCCCGCTGAAATCCCTGCAGGCAATCGGTGAACAACTGGTGGACATCCACGGCCAGCACGCCCACCAATCCCTGTTGCGGCGTCAGCACCAGAGAGCACTGCTGGACGAGTACGCTGGTCACGGCAAGCTTTGTCAGGAGACCGCCAGATGCTACTTGACCTGGCGGGAAGCGGAACAGGAACTGGCCACCCTGCGCAGTAACGAGGCGGAGCGCAGCGCCCGAATCGACCTGTTGCGCTACCAGATCAACGAATTGAACTCACTTGAACTGGGTGAGAACGAACTGGCAGAGCTACTCCAGGAACATGGCCTGCTTAGCAACGCTGGGAATATCATTGAGCACTGTAATAGCGCCCTCAATCTGCTGGATGACGAGGACGCAGCCCTCTCCCGCATCAACCGGGCTTATAACGAACTGCAGGAGCTGAGCGGGATGGATTCGGGGCTGAAAAGCGCCTGCGACCTGCTCGACAGCGCGGCCATTCAGGTTAGTGAAGCCCTCTCATCGCTCCGACACTACGCGGATAACCTGGAACTTGACCCGGCCAGGCTTGACCACCTGGATCAGCGTCTGCAGGAGATTCACGATCTGGCCAGAAAATACCGCTGCAAACCGGAAGAGATCCCTGCCCTGCTGCAACAGTTACAGGAGGAGCTCGGCCAGCTGGAGCAGTCAGACACGCACCTGACCGCGCTGGCAACACAGGTCGATACACTTTGGAACGACTATCTCGGCAACGCCAGAAAATTGAGCCAATCACGCCAGGAGGCGGCGGAACGGCTGGCGCAGCAGGTTTCCGACTGCATGCGTACCCTCGACATGCCAAACGGACAATTCGTGGCCCAGGTAACGCCAGTAGCGCAGGATAAGGCGACGACCAACGGCCTGGATCAGATTGATTTCCTGGTCTCTGCCAATCCCGGACAGCCGCCGAAACCCCTGGCCAAGGTGGCATCGGGGGGCGAACTCTCCCGCATCAGCCTGGCCATTCAGGTAGCCACCGCCAGTTGCACCCAGGTACCCACCCTGATCTTTGACGAGGTGGATGTGGGTATCGGCGGCGGCACTGCGGAGATTGTCGGACGTTTACTGCGCCAGATCGGCGACAGCCGCCAGGTGCTGTGCGTCACCCATCTGCCCCAGGTAGCCTCCCAGGGACATCAGCATCTGCGGATTGAAAAGGCTTCCAACGGGCAGGAGACCCGAACCCAGGTCGGTCGGCTGGACGGTGACTCCCGGATCGACGAAATCGCCCGCATGCTGGGGGGTGTGGAAATCACC